One Corynebacterium appendicis CIP 107643 DNA window includes the following coding sequences:
- a CDS encoding ABC transporter ATP-binding protein, producing MLTLVTAVLAAVLQTTLPGLTGTAVDVATGQRDGSIATIAWAMAGIAVAQFAFQVLRRWAAGNLATRSQHYVRVELLKTLHRLDGPGQDQIVTGQIVSRSITDLGQLFSVLAMTPMALSRLVQLVLTVAVMAWVDLPLTVMALAFLPVIVWVANRSRRSLYAATWANQQSAADLTSHVEQTVSGVRVVKAFGREDHEIGVLDGLARHLYAVKMRAAKLTARFQPALSQLPNLALVVTIVAGGIIALRGGMTVGGFVAFTAYLSSLTSLMSMLANTYVTLQMGMSGVDRLDEVLQLAPEHPDPADPRTVPDGPVGIAFNNVTFTTDGRRVLDGFDLTVAPGEQVAVVGPAGAGKSMAVQLAGGFYSPDSGHLTLVTPDGQIPYSDLAHREIRRAVTCVFDEAFLFSLSIRDNIAMGADVTDAEVEHAARMACADEFIAQLPDGYDTVVGERGLTLSGGQRQRIALARALLSRPRVLILDDATSAIDAATEADILANLRDNLPGVTIIAVAHRQSTVEHGERVVIIDHGRALIDAPLTPALTHPAYTALMAPDGAPSPASDSNSDSNPASVSAEPSAAELWPDIPDDAPHEHVLGPSAAGAGGGFGGRGGGGGGGGARVVTATPELLERLEQLPPADEQPKGTIPAGLRAMFSSVKWLIAAVTGLLVVGVLADLSFPTLVRTAVDKGIQTGDERTLWLVSGTALVVVLVAWLANAAMTVLSARSGERLLYGLRVRSYAHLQHLGLSYFESHLSGRIMTRMTTDIDTLSSFLQTGLAQAIVSVGTLVGVAAMLVATDGSLALTAFYAVPVIALITVIFRHYSKRFHAEARTQISAVNGEFAELIGGIRISQMHLMEPSAEAHFTAESEVYRRLRMRSQLLVATYFNGMQMISQIMTAIIIAIGGARIAEGTLSVGVLVAFTMYLGQLYGPIQQLGQIFDSWQQATVSFDRIRALLDEPTTVPDTGTSPHAADAARGALALNDVAFSYGARPAAASAPADDAPIDDTDSSDPAAQIQPDAAKPASASAVALDNVTVAFRPGETVALVGSTGAGKSTVVKLLARFYDPVSGAVTAGGTDVRDFPLPDWRRALAQVPQESYLFPGTVAENIAYGAPDAGRGEIEDAVRRIGALGIIAAIPGGFNHRVGERGRGLSSGQRQIIALARAEMLHPDVVLLDEATATLDPATERAVLDASGKTTAGRTAIIVAHRLATAARADRILVIDQGRIIEDGPHSDLLKQGGKYAVLWAVSH from the coding sequence GTGCTCACACTCGTCACCGCGGTACTGGCGGCGGTGCTGCAAACGACGCTGCCGGGGCTGACCGGCACAGCCGTGGATGTGGCTACCGGGCAGCGGGACGGTTCCATCGCCACAATCGCATGGGCGATGGCCGGCATCGCTGTCGCGCAATTCGCCTTCCAGGTCCTGCGGCGTTGGGCCGCCGGCAACCTGGCCACGCGCTCGCAGCACTACGTGCGCGTGGAACTTCTGAAAACGCTGCACCGCCTCGACGGGCCCGGCCAAGACCAGATCGTCACCGGGCAGATCGTCTCGCGCTCGATCACCGACTTAGGCCAGCTCTTCTCCGTTCTAGCCATGACCCCCATGGCGTTGTCTCGGCTGGTGCAGCTCGTGCTCACCGTCGCCGTCATGGCGTGGGTGGATCTGCCGCTGACCGTCATGGCGCTGGCGTTCCTGCCCGTCATCGTGTGGGTGGCCAATCGCTCGCGCAGATCGCTGTACGCCGCGACGTGGGCGAACCAGCAGTCCGCGGCCGACCTGACCAGCCACGTCGAGCAGACCGTCTCTGGTGTGCGTGTGGTCAAAGCCTTCGGGCGCGAGGACCACGAGATCGGGGTGCTCGACGGGCTGGCGCGCCACCTGTACGCCGTGAAGATGCGCGCGGCGAAGCTCACCGCCCGTTTCCAGCCCGCGCTGAGCCAGCTGCCCAACTTGGCGCTCGTGGTCACCATCGTCGCCGGCGGCATCATCGCGCTGCGCGGTGGCATGACCGTCGGCGGCTTCGTCGCGTTCACCGCTTATTTGAGCTCGCTGACGTCGCTGATGTCCATGCTGGCCAACACCTACGTCACGCTCCAGATGGGGATGAGCGGCGTCGACCGCCTCGACGAGGTCCTGCAGCTCGCACCCGAGCACCCCGACCCCGCCGACCCGCGCACCGTCCCCGACGGCCCCGTCGGCATCGCGTTCAACAACGTCACCTTCACCACCGACGGCCGCCGCGTCCTCGACGGCTTCGACCTCACCGTCGCGCCGGGCGAGCAGGTCGCCGTCGTGGGGCCCGCGGGCGCCGGCAAATCCATGGCTGTGCAGCTCGCCGGCGGGTTCTACTCGCCCGACAGCGGGCACCTCACCCTCGTCACGCCCGACGGCCAGATCCCGTACAGCGACCTCGCCCACCGCGAGATCCGCCGCGCCGTCACGTGCGTCTTCGACGAGGCATTCCTGTTCTCGCTGTCCATCCGCGACAACATCGCCATGGGCGCCGACGTCACCGACGCCGAGGTCGAACACGCCGCGCGCATGGCGTGCGCCGACGAATTCATCGCCCAGCTTCCCGACGGCTACGACACCGTCGTCGGCGAACGCGGCCTCACCTTATCCGGCGGCCAGCGCCAACGCATCGCGCTCGCCCGCGCACTCCTGTCGCGCCCGCGCGTCCTCATCCTCGACGACGCCACCTCCGCCATCGACGCCGCGACCGAAGCCGACATCCTCGCCAACTTGCGCGACAACCTCCCCGGCGTCACCATCATCGCCGTCGCGCACCGCCAGTCGACGGTCGAGCACGGCGAGCGCGTCGTCATCATCGACCACGGCAGAGCGCTTATCGATGCTCCCCTCACCCCCGCCCTTACCCACCCCGCTTACACGGCCCTCATGGCGCCCGACGGCGCCCCCTCTCCTGCCTCTGATTCCAACTCTGATTCCAACCCGGCTTCAGTCTCCGCCGAGCCTTCCGCCGCCGAACTCTGGCCCGACATCCCCGACGACGCGCCCCACGAACACGTCCTCGGCCCGTCCGCCGCTGGCGCTGGCGGCGGTTTCGGCGGCCGCGGTGGCGGAGGAGGTGGCGGCGGCGCCCGCGTCGTCACCGCGACCCCTGAGCTTCTGGAGCGCCTCGAGCAGCTCCCGCCCGCCGACGAGCAACCGAAAGGCACCATCCCGGCAGGCCTGCGCGCGATGTTCTCCTCAGTGAAGTGGCTGATCGCGGCGGTCACCGGCCTGCTCGTCGTGGGCGTGCTCGCGGATCTGAGCTTCCCGACGCTAGTTCGCACGGCCGTCGATAAGGGCATTCAAACCGGCGACGAACGCACCCTGTGGCTGGTCTCCGGCACCGCCCTAGTAGTCGTGCTCGTCGCGTGGCTGGCCAACGCTGCGATGACCGTCCTGTCCGCCCGCTCCGGCGAGCGCCTCCTCTACGGCCTGCGCGTGCGCAGCTACGCCCACCTGCAGCACTTGGGGCTGAGCTATTTCGAATCGCACCTGTCGGGCCGAATCATGACGCGGATGACCACCGACATCGACACCTTGTCCAGCTTCCTGCAGACGGGGCTCGCGCAAGCCATCGTCTCGGTGGGCACGCTCGTCGGCGTCGCCGCCATGCTCGTGGCCACCGACGGCTCGCTCGCACTCACCGCTTTCTACGCCGTACCGGTCATCGCGCTGATCACCGTCATCTTCCGCCACTACTCCAAACGCTTCCACGCCGAAGCCCGCACCCAGATCTCCGCCGTCAACGGCGAATTCGCCGAGCTCATTGGTGGCATCCGCATCAGCCAAATGCACCTCATGGAGCCGTCCGCCGAAGCGCACTTCACCGCCGAGAGCGAGGTCTATCGACGCCTCCGCATGCGCTCCCAGCTCCTCGTCGCCACCTATTTCAACGGCATGCAGATGATCTCCCAGATCATGACGGCCATCATCATCGCCATCGGCGGTGCCCGCATCGCCGAGGGCACCTTGTCCGTCGGCGTCCTCGTCGCCTTCACCATGTACTTAGGCCAGCTCTACGGACCCATCCAGCAGCTCGGCCAAATCTTCGATTCCTGGCAGCAAGCTACCGTCAGCTTCGACCGCATCCGCGCGCTTCTCGACGAACCCACCACCGTCCCCGACACCGGCACCTCCCCGCACGCCGCCGACGCAGCACGCGGCGCACTCGCCCTGAACGACGTCGCGTTCTCCTACGGCGCCCGCCCCGCCGCCGCCAGCGCGCCCGCCGACGACGCACCCATCGACGACACCGACTCCAGCGACCCCGCCGCGCAAATCCAGCCCGACGCAGCCAAGCCGGCCAGCGCTTCTGCGGTCGCGCTGGACAACGTCACCGTCGCCTTCCGGCCCGGCGAGACCGTGGCGCTGGTGGGGTCGACGGGGGCGGGCAAATCGACCGTCGTGAAGCTGCTCGCGCGTTTTTATGATCCGGTAAGCGGCGCTGTGACGGCGGGCGGCACCGACGTGCGCGATTTCCCGCTGCCCGACTGGCGGCGCGCTCTCGCGCAGGTGCCTCAAGAGTCGTACCTGTTCCCCGGCACCGTCGCGGAAAACATCGCGTACGGCGCGCCCGATGCCGGCCGCGGCGAAATCGAGGACGCGGTGCGGCGCATCGGCGCGCTCGGCATCATCGCGGCGATCCCCGGTGGCTTCAACCACCGCGTCGGAGAACGCGGCCGTGGCTTGAGCTCCGGGCAGCGGCAAATCATCGCGCTCGCCCGCGCGGAAATGCTGCACCCCGACGTCGTGCTTCTCGACGAAGCCACCGCCACCTTAGATCCCGCCACCGAACGCGCCGTCCTGGACGCCTCCGGAAAGACCACTGCGGGGCGCACCGCGATCATCGTCGCGCACCGCCTCGCCACCGCCGCGAGGGCCGACCGAATCCTTGTTATAGACCAAGGACGTATCATTGAGGACGGACCCCACAGCGACCTGCTCAAGCAGGGCGGAAAGTATGCAGTATTGTGGGCTGTTAGCCATTGA
- a CDS encoding carboxylesterase/lipase family protein, with translation MVTEPVVRTTAGLVRGIVDPTTGMRTWRGVPYGAPTHGERRFRAPRPPEPWDGERDAGHFAHPAMQGTYGWNDRVKGTEDCLVLDIVRPDTDDELPVVVYMHGGTFLTGSSHEKVLQGHRFAQATDIVYVSINFRLGVLGYLDLRSLGPDCVGNPGTMDQILALEWVQDNIAAFGGDPDRVTIMGESAGAASVTTLMSSPVARGLFHGAVAQSAPAAAVHSRIQAAMWVRKLLDGMGLSRLSTLQDLREVDGEELVRVGNSLLIRSGELPYLNLAFMPTVDGEVLPAHPIDVFTANEEAPVPLIIGSNSGEASFTKAMYFFSRSRGRAARRLLEVFDPGHADAILAAYNGAQTRSDFAELIADAVFWAPSVRLATEHRRVADVWMYHFDHAAPAVKRLGIGAVHTADLEAVFGEPFTSPAGILQRLGPQSDFETVSEMMQRNWGSFFHTGQVGEEWPVYGFRSDDAPGRATAVISADPKVVRDPKAEKRRAWEGFKFTSWGSGRPEILESLTDFLGLDPEDIP, from the coding sequence ATGGTTACCGAACCCGTCGTGCGCACCACCGCTGGCCTCGTCCGCGGCATCGTGGACCCGACGACGGGCATGCGCACGTGGCGCGGCGTACCGTACGGCGCACCGACGCACGGGGAGCGCCGCTTCCGCGCCCCGCGGCCGCCCGAACCGTGGGACGGGGAGCGCGACGCTGGCCATTTCGCGCACCCGGCGATGCAGGGCACCTACGGCTGGAACGACCGGGTGAAAGGCACGGAAGACTGCCTGGTGCTCGACATCGTGCGGCCGGACACCGACGACGAGCTACCGGTCGTGGTGTACATGCACGGCGGGACATTCCTCACGGGGTCCTCGCACGAGAAAGTGCTGCAAGGGCACCGTTTCGCGCAGGCGACGGACATCGTCTACGTCTCGATCAATTTCCGCCTCGGCGTGCTGGGGTATCTGGATCTGCGCTCGCTCGGACCCGACTGCGTGGGCAACCCGGGGACGATGGACCAGATCCTGGCGCTCGAGTGGGTGCAGGACAATATCGCGGCTTTCGGCGGCGACCCGGACCGGGTGACCATCATGGGCGAATCCGCGGGCGCGGCGTCGGTGACCACGCTGATGTCCTCGCCGGTCGCGCGCGGGCTGTTCCACGGCGCTGTCGCCCAATCCGCGCCCGCCGCCGCGGTCCACTCGCGCATTCAGGCGGCCATGTGGGTGCGCAAGCTTCTCGACGGCATGGGCCTGTCCCGCCTCTCCACCCTCCAGGACCTGCGCGAGGTCGACGGCGAAGAACTGGTGCGCGTGGGCAACTCGCTGCTCATCCGCAGCGGCGAGCTGCCGTATTTGAACCTGGCGTTCATGCCCACCGTCGACGGGGAGGTGCTCCCGGCCCACCCGATCGACGTGTTCACCGCTAACGAAGAAGCGCCCGTGCCGCTGATCATCGGCTCGAATTCCGGCGAAGCCAGCTTCACCAAGGCGATGTACTTTTTCAGCCGCTCCCGCGGGCGCGCCGCCCGCCGCCTGCTCGAAGTCTTCGACCCCGGGCATGCCGACGCGATTCTTGCGGCCTACAACGGCGCCCAGACCCGCTCCGATTTCGCGGAGCTGATCGCCGACGCCGTCTTCTGGGCGCCCTCGGTCCGACTGGCCACGGAGCACCGCCGCGTCGCGGACGTGTGGATGTACCACTTCGACCACGCCGCTCCGGCCGTGAAGCGCCTCGGCATCGGCGCCGTGCACACCGCCGACCTGGAGGCCGTGTTCGGCGAACCCTTCACCAGCCCCGCCGGCATCCTCCAGCGCCTCGGCCCGCAGAGCGATTTCGAGACCGTCAGCGAGATGATGCAGCGCAACTGGGGGTCGTTCTTCCACACCGGCCAGGTGGGCGAGGAGTGGCCCGTCTACGGCTTCCGCTCCGACGATGCGCCGGGCCGGGCGACCGCCGTCATCAGCGCGGACCCGAAGGTGGTGCGCGACCCCAAGGCGGAGAAACGCCGTGCGTGGGAGGGCTTCAAATTCACCAGCTGGGGCAGCGGCCGCCCGGAGATCCTCGAGAGCTTGACCGATTTCCTGGGCCTCGACCCCGAGGACATCCCGTGA